In Methanothermobacter sp., the following are encoded in one genomic region:
- the hemB gene encoding porphobilinogen synthase, with amino-acid sequence MEFPTKRMRRLRKSPQIRDIFRETRLHSSDLIYPIFVSEKLEGGEPEAIDTMPGQYRYSVDDAVSEASRLEDEGLSAVLLFGMPSTKDELASSAYDPDGAVQRTVRRLKEETQLVVMTDVCLCQYTTHGHCGIVVEGKVVNDETLDVLSRIALSHAEAGADVVAPSDMMDGRVAAIRRALDDAGFSETLIMSYAVKYASAFYAPFRDAVSSAPAFGDRRSYQMDPANVSEALMEAELDLEEGADILMVKPALAYLDVIGAVKDRFRVPLAAYNVSGEYSMLRAAIDSGYLTEEAIYESILSIKRAGADLIISHFAPELLGVI; translated from the coding sequence ATGGAGTTTCCCACAAAAAGGATGCGAAGATTGCGGAAAAGTCCACAGATACGTGACATTTTCCGAGAAACACGGCTGCACTCATCAGACCTCATCTACCCCATTTTTGTGAGCGAAAAACTTGAAGGGGGTGAACCTGAGGCCATAGACACAATGCCTGGACAGTACAGGTACTCTGTGGATGATGCGGTCTCTGAGGCATCCAGACTTGAGGATGAAGGGCTTTCAGCTGTCCTTTTATTTGGCATGCCATCCACCAAGGACGAGCTTGCCTCATCAGCATATGACCCTGATGGCGCTGTGCAGAGGACCGTGAGGAGGCTGAAGGAGGAGACTCAACTAGTTGTCATGACAGACGTCTGCCTCTGCCAGTACACAACCCACGGCCACTGCGGCATCGTCGTGGAGGGGAAGGTGGTCAATGATGAGACCCTTGATGTCCTTTCAAGGATAGCCCTCTCCCATGCAGAGGCCGGTGCAGATGTGGTTGCCCCCTCAGATATGATGGATGGACGTGTTGCAGCTATAAGGAGGGCCCTGGATGACGCAGGTTTCAGTGAGACTCTTATAATGTCCTATGCCGTCAAGTATGCATCCGCATTCTACGCACCATTCCGTGACGCGGTTTCCTCAGCCCCAGCATTTGGTGACCGCAGATCATATCAGATGGACCCTGCAAATGTCAGCGAGGCCCTCATGGAGGCGGAACTTGACCTTGAGGAGGGCGCCGATATACTGATGGTAAAACCCGCCCTGGCATATCTCGATGTGATAGGGGCTGTGAAGGACAGATTCAGGGTCCCCCTTGCAGCCTACAATGTGAGTGGGGAGTATTCAATGCTGAGGGCGGCCATAGATAGCGGATACCTTACTGAAGAGGCGATATATGAATCTATTCTGTCAATAAAACGTGCAGGGGCTGACCTTATAATTTCACACTTCGCCCCCGAACTTCTGGGGGTGATCTAG
- a CDS encoding CBS domain-containing protein yields the protein MKVKEAMNAEIITVSPETRPLEAFEKMYKHGVRRLFVLDEEDKPVGVVSYTDLIGVLGSIKPDSEHPERDLKVRDIMVDEVITISADDNIEDAANLMLRADISGLLVLEDDKPVGVITKTDICRLVAAEILVPS from the coding sequence ATGAAAGTTAAAGAAGCAATGAACGCCGAGATAATAACGGTGAGCCCCGAGACAAGGCCCCTTGAAGCCTTTGAAAAGATGTACAAACACGGTGTGAGAAGACTCTTTGTGCTTGACGAGGAAGATAAACCTGTTGGCGTTGTATCCTACACAGACCTCATAGGGGTCCTCGGGTCAATAAAACCCGACAGTGAGCACCCTGAGAGGGACCTCAAGGTCAGGGACATCATGGTGGATGAGGTGATAACAATCTCAGCCGACGATAACATAGAGGACGCCGCAAACCTCATGCTGAGGGCCGATATTTCAGGCCTCCTGGTGCTGGAGGACGATAAACCTGTCGGGGTGATAACAAAAACAGATATCTGCCGGCTGGTTGCAGCAGAGATACTGGTACCCTCCTGA
- a CDS encoding phenylalanine--tRNA ligase subunit alpha yields the protein MDPDRVIDQLHIYEKKVLKAFEDSDKPLKPEDIAESQNMDIKSVMSAAGALESRGFVRVIKEVEEVVSLTDDGKVYATHGLPERRVIDIISGEGELEMSELSRRAGLDKAESGIAIGWLVRKGWARISDGKVSATQEKPPESGDDEKLLKILLDEGSIRTAELPEHLKGALKDLAGRKGIVDIKKVRKHRIELTPEGRKLLERGVEIAEEATQVTHEHLKTGSWRKLHYRGYNIDAEYPLVYPGKMHPLRRIIDEIRLIFLKLGFTESRGPLLESAFWNFDCLFQPQDHAAREMQDTFYVKNPPVTELPDEDLVRAVQSAHETGGSTGSEGWQYEWDRDVAMQSVLRTHTTCVSARFLRENEPPLKMFSVGRVFRRETITYKHLPEFHQVEGIVAGEDVNFRNLLGILREFYRKLGFEVRFRPAYFPYTYLSTECEIYLPEKKSWIELGGAGMFRPEVLEPLGVETPVAAFGLGIERLAMIRFDIKDIRMLYQSDLGWLRGLPVTDDLKL from the coding sequence ATGGATCCTGATAGGGTAATCGATCAGCTTCACATTTACGAGAAAAAGGTCCTGAAGGCATTTGAGGATTCAGATAAACCCCTTAAACCAGAAGATATAGCAGAGTCACAGAATATGGATATCAAATCCGTGATGAGTGCAGCGGGCGCACTTGAATCAAGGGGATTTGTGAGGGTCATCAAGGAGGTAGAGGAAGTAGTATCACTCACAGATGACGGGAAGGTTTATGCAACCCACGGTCTTCCAGAGAGGAGGGTCATCGATATCATCTCCGGGGAGGGGGAACTTGAAATGTCCGAACTCTCCAGAAGGGCCGGCCTTGATAAGGCGGAATCAGGAATCGCCATAGGCTGGCTTGTGAGAAAGGGATGGGCAAGGATATCTGATGGGAAGGTTTCAGCCACCCAGGAGAAACCCCCTGAGAGTGGAGATGACGAGAAACTCCTTAAAATACTCCTTGATGAAGGGTCTATAAGGACCGCGGAACTTCCTGAACACCTGAAGGGTGCCCTTAAGGACCTTGCAGGAAGAAAGGGCATAGTTGATATTAAAAAGGTAAGGAAGCACAGGATTGAACTCACACCTGAGGGCCGGAAACTCCTTGAGAGGGGTGTTGAGATCGCTGAGGAGGCCACCCAGGTCACCCATGAGCACCTGAAGACAGGCTCCTGGAGGAAGCTTCACTACAGGGGTTACAATATTGATGCAGAGTACCCTCTGGTTTATCCCGGCAAGATGCACCCACTGAGGCGCATAATTGATGAGATAAGGCTCATATTCCTTAAACTGGGGTTTACAGAGTCAAGGGGCCCACTTCTTGAATCAGCATTCTGGAACTTTGACTGCCTCTTCCAGCCCCAGGACCACGCTGCAAGGGAGATGCAGGACACATTCTACGTTAAAAATCCCCCAGTAACCGAACTCCCGGATGAGGATCTTGTGAGGGCAGTGCAGAGTGCCCATGAAACAGGGGGCTCCACCGGATCAGAGGGATGGCAGTATGAATGGGACAGGGACGTTGCAATGCAGAGCGTCCTCAGGACCCACACAACCTGTGTATCTGCCAGGTTCCTTAGGGAGAATGAACCACCCCTCAAGATGTTCTCTGTTGGCAGGGTTTTCAGGAGGGAGACCATAACCTACAAGCACCTGCCTGAATTCCACCAGGTTGAGGGTATCGTCGCAGGGGAGGATGTTAACTTCAGAAACCTTCTGGGTATACTGCGGGAGTTTTACAGAAAACTGGGATTTGAGGTGAGGTTCAGGCCGGCATACTTCCCCTACACCTACCTCTCAACAGAATGTGAGATCTACCTCCCTGAGAAGAAGAGCTGGATAGAACTTGGAGGGGCGGGCATGTTCAGGCCAGAGGTCCTCGAACCGCTGGGTGTTGAGACCCCTGTGGCTGCCTTTGGCCTGGGTATCGAGAGACTTGCAATGATACGATTCGATATAAAAGATATAAGGATGCTATACCAGAGCGACCTTGGCTGGCTCAGGGGCCTCCCTGTGACGGATGATCTGAAACTCTAG
- a CDS encoding 4Fe-4S dicluster domain-containing protein, giving the protein MIDFTDLSIAIIKRTFHRRFELARITERSDTFRKIVKRLFFEGDDIQVIPRDTSVEVNRSFQLPESTALPSDVLRRMILRSKHIFRMDFCICRVSSGCSEYPHDLGCIFLGPGALRISDKVGSLISKEEALEHIERCREAGLVHIIGRNRIDSVWLNSDPHDELLSVCNCCECCCLWRMTPFLSEDIASSITPMEGVSIVRDAERCVLCGCCEKACFTGAISEGGANHDTGRCLICGRCAERCPKDAVKIVMDSDAVDEAVRRVEVLVDVES; this is encoded by the coding sequence GTGATTGATTTCACTGATCTGAGTATTGCAATAATAAAAAGGACATTTCACAGGAGATTTGAACTTGCCAGGATCACTGAAAGGTCAGATACCTTCAGGAAAATTGTTAAGAGATTGTTTTTTGAGGGGGACGATATACAGGTCATACCCAGGGACACGTCGGTTGAGGTGAACAGGAGTTTCCAGCTGCCAGAGAGCACTGCACTGCCGTCAGATGTTCTGAGGAGGATGATACTTCGCTCAAAACACATATTCAGGATGGACTTCTGCATATGCAGGGTTTCCTCGGGATGCAGTGAATACCCCCACGATCTTGGCTGCATCTTCCTGGGTCCAGGGGCACTCAGGATATCAGATAAGGTCGGGAGCCTCATATCAAAAGAGGAGGCCCTTGAACACATTGAAAGGTGCAGGGAGGCGGGCCTGGTCCACATAATAGGTAGAAACAGGATAGACTCTGTCTGGCTCAATTCAGACCCGCACGATGAATTACTTTCTGTCTGCAACTGCTGTGAATGCTGCTGTCTCTGGAGGATGACACCCTTTCTTTCTGAGGACATAGCGTCGTCCATAACACCAATGGAGGGTGTCAGTATCGTAAGGGACGCTGAAAGGTGTGTTCTTTGCGGGTGCTGTGAGAAGGCATGTTTTACAGGAGCCATCAGTGAAGGAGGAGCAAACCATGATACCGGGAGGTGCCTCATATGCGGAAGATGCGCTGAGAGGTGCCCCAAAGATGCCGTGAAAATAGTTATGGATTCCGATGCTGTTGACGAGGCTGTAAGGAGGGTTGAGGTTCTTGTGGATGTGGAATCATGA
- a CDS encoding endonuclease III domain-containing protein, translated as MKVLRDIYSVLMELYGPQGWWPLLDRDTLKLRYHPGDYTLPSSETEIFEVMAGAILTQNTSWDAAAAALRNLASLNILEPEGILAADDDELEGALRCAGFYRQKTSYLREISEFFISLEGAIPSRKELLGVRGVGYETADSILLYGYRKPEFVVDAYTRRMLSHNGIIGGDEGYSVIKGIFEENLEPDFRVFQEYHALIVRHGKLYYRGRVHGEGDPLPQRLYGDSGD; from the coding sequence ATGAAGGTGCTCAGGGATATCTACAGTGTGCTCATGGAACTCTATGGTCCCCAGGGGTGGTGGCCCCTCCTTGATAGGGATACCCTCAAACTCAGGTACCACCCTGGCGACTACACCCTGCCATCATCTGAGACTGAGATCTTTGAGGTGATGGCAGGGGCAATACTCACCCAGAACACCTCATGGGACGCTGCCGCAGCCGCACTACGCAACCTGGCATCACTGAATATCCTTGAACCTGAGGGTATACTAGCAGCTGATGACGATGAACTTGAGGGCGCCCTCAGATGTGCCGGCTTCTACAGACAGAAGACATCATACTTGAGAGAGATTTCAGAGTTCTTCATATCCCTCGAGGGCGCCATACCATCCAGGAAGGAGCTCCTGGGGGTAAGGGGTGTTGGATATGAGACAGCAGACTCCATCCTCCTCTATGGATACAGAAAACCTGAATTCGTGGTTGATGCATACACAAGGAGGATGTTATCCCATAATGGTATTATAGGGGGGGATGAGGGCTATTCGGTGATAAAGGGGATCTTTGAAGAAAACCTTGAACCTGATTTCAGGGTCTTCCAGGAGTACCATGCCCTCATTGTAAGGCACGGAAAACTGTATTACCGGGGGCGGGTTCATGGTGAGGGGGATCCCCTCCCACAGAGACTCTATGGTGATTCAGGTGATTGA
- a CDS encoding TIGR00266 family protein encodes MKYEIIHRPSYSMANIQLESGEAIKAEAGAMVSMSSNIEIQTETGGLLGAVKRSMLGGESVFLNTFRSQGRGEIQLAPSYPGDVEVIETHETVYAQSGSFMAASEDVEIDTKFGGFKTFFGSEGLFLLKLRASGPIFLSSFGAIYHRELVNERFVVDTGHIVAFTEGLDFHVRKVGGLKSTFLSGEGLVAEFEGTGTVYMQTRSVDSFVGWLIPMLPSRN; translated from the coding sequence ATGAAATATGAAATTATACACAGACCAAGTTACAGTATGGCGAATATCCAGCTTGAAAGCGGTGAAGCCATAAAGGCAGAGGCCGGTGCAATGGTGAGTATGAGCTCAAACATAGAGATCCAGACCGAAACAGGGGGTCTTCTTGGGGCTGTTAAGAGATCCATGCTTGGGGGGGAAAGTGTCTTCCTCAATACCTTCCGTTCCCAGGGGAGGGGTGAGATACAGCTTGCACCATCATACCCCGGGGATGTTGAGGTCATTGAAACCCATGAGACAGTCTATGCTCAGAGCGGCTCATTCATGGCGGCTTCAGAGGATGTGGAGATAGATACAAAATTTGGGGGTTTCAAAACATTCTTTGGAAGTGAGGGCCTCTTTCTGCTTAAACTGAGAGCCTCTGGACCCATATTCCTCTCAAGTTTCGGGGCAATATACCACAGGGAACTTGTGAATGAGAGGTTCGTGGTGGACACAGGACACATCGTGGCCTTCACAGAGGGTCTCGACTTCCATGTGAGAAAGGTCGGAGGACTTAAAAGCACATTTCTCAGTGGAGAGGGACTTGTAGCTGAATTTGAAGGTACAGGAACCGTTTACATGCAGACAAGAAGTGTTGATAGCTTTGTTGGATGGTTAATACCCATGCTCCCCTCAAGGAATTAG
- a CDS encoding triphosphoribosyl-dephospho-CoA synthase yields MDPLYVSRIAQIASVLEVSGYPKPGNVHRTRDFDDMVYEDFLVSGIVIGDSMRLAARRGVELRDSLDLSAIGLGELILRAVEDTGKWVSTNTNLGIVMLLAPLSAAAGIVDEGDLQGLREQVNRLILQTTPEDAVNLYRAISAANPGGMGEHESLDVNDPESEQRILDEKITLFDTLKMSSDWDLIARELTSGMPVTFNVGFPVFKATVREYGMNRAVVQTFLTILARFPDTLIARKYDEKIAEEVSEEAAEIVDRGGVLTEAGLKRVERFDRKLHSSGLNPGTTADLTASSIMVGLLDYYSEHR; encoded by the coding sequence GTGGACCCCCTCTATGTTTCAAGGATAGCCCAGATAGCATCTGTACTGGAGGTTAGCGGCTATCCGAAACCTGGCAACGTCCACAGAACCCGCGACTTTGATGACATGGTCTATGAGGACTTCCTGGTGAGCGGGATAGTTATCGGGGATAGCATGCGCCTCGCCGCTAGAAGGGGAGTCGAACTGCGGGATAGTCTGGATCTCTCAGCTATTGGACTGGGGGAACTCATACTGAGGGCTGTGGAGGATACCGGAAAATGGGTTTCCACCAACACAAACCTGGGTATAGTCATGCTCCTTGCACCACTCTCTGCGGCCGCAGGAATAGTTGATGAGGGGGATCTGCAGGGGTTAAGGGAACAGGTGAACAGGTTAATACTTCAGACAACACCTGAAGATGCTGTTAATCTCTACAGAGCCATTTCTGCTGCGAATCCCGGGGGTATGGGTGAACATGAAAGCCTCGATGTTAATGACCCCGAATCAGAGCAGAGGATACTGGATGAGAAAATCACACTCTTCGATACACTGAAGATGTCCTCTGACTGGGACCTCATTGCAAGGGAACTCACATCGGGGATGCCGGTCACCTTCAATGTCGGGTTCCCGGTGTTCAAGGCGACGGTCAGGGAATATGGGATGAACCGGGCTGTTGTCCAGACATTCCTCACAATACTTGCAAGGTTTCCGGACACCCTCATAGCAAGGAAGTATGATGAAAAAATAGCCGAGGAGGTTTCAGAGGAGGCCGCCGAGATTGTTGACAGGGGAGGTGTGCTCACTGAGGCCGGGCTTAAACGTGTTGAAAGGTTTGACAGAAAACTCCACAGCAGCGGTTTAAACCCCGGCACAACAGCCGATCTTACAGCTTCATCCATAATGGTGGGTCTACTTGATTATTATTCAGAACACAGATGA